Part of the bacterium genome, GCAAAATGCAAAAATACTTGTAAATTAACAAAGTAGCTGGAGAATATTTTGATTTTTGATTTGTAATTTTACATTTTGATGTTTGATTTTTAATTTATTTTATGGTATTCCAGAAAAGTGGAAGTTAATTTTGCAAAAACCATTAGGTTCGCTTTCCTGTTTGCCAGAAGCGAGGCTAAAGCCTCGCACTACAAATCTTTTTATTATTCGTGTTCATTCGTGGTTATATATTCCCTCTGTGTTCTCTGTAACTCTGTGGCTATATCCCTGAACGGTTACCCTTTTTTCAATCTTTCCACATTGAAATTTATCAATAGACCAACCTTGATATTTGCCAATTTCATATATGGTAATGGGTCAGTGAAATGGGGGATTCTCCTGAAAGTAGGAAGTAGGAGAGTAGGAAAGTAGGAAAGGGGGAGACATTGCCCCCAGAAGAGGAATACCGTGCACATCCTTTATCCCTTTCCTACTTACCTACTACCTACTTGCCTACTATTTTCATTTCTTTGTCCTCCGCAGGTTAATGTTCATTCCCCCAAATAACTGACTTATTACCATATATGTCAATATTTGAGCTTCATGAATTCGATAATTCATCAAATTTCACTTCGTGCTCTCCGTGTCCTTCGTGGTGAATAGTTACCTCCTTTCTTGAGAACCCGACAATTCGATTTTCTCCAACCTCAGACGGTTCGAACCTTGCTTGCCTGTAAATCCTGATATATCAAGAAATGCTATCTTGTTAACTTGTTGTATATCCAGAATGTTATTGGAATCCTTTGTGCCATCTTGCAAGGTAAAATTACGCCAGGATACAGGATATGTTTGTCCTGGGCCACTATAAATTTGCATGCGATACTCATATCTCGCTCCACTATCTTCTTCCAGAATTATGGCTATATGGGTTGGTTGTTCAGTGTGGAGATGAAGGAGTAAGCCACTGCTACTCTTGTTGATGTTTGGCTGTTGTTTAATCAACATGGCAAATTGGTTTG contains:
- a CDS encoding GxxExxY protein yields the protein MCTVFLFWGQCLPLSYFPTLLLPTFRRIPHFTDPLPYMKLANIKVGLLINFNVERLKKG